From the Brachyspira intermedia PWS/A genome, the window TCTTTTATTTTGTCATCTTTAGTATATTCTAATATCTTTTTAGAAACATCAATAGCAGCCTGATGATGTGGTATCATACCCTTAAGAAAATCTATATCATTATTTCCTGTTATTTCAATAACAGCCATATCAGCCATCATTTTATCCATAATAAGCTGCATCTCATTTCCTATAGCTACAGTATCAATATCACTGTAATCTGTATTTTTAGCATTCAATTCTTTGATCAATGCATCAAATTCTGTAACTTCTTTATTCTGTTCTGTTATTATATTATTAGCTAATTCTATCAAGTTTTCATTTTTAGTAGTTTCTAATAATTTTTGAGAAGAAAGAATAGCACCTTTATGATGAGGAATCATATTAAATAAAAAATCAGCATCTATATTAGCAGTTTTTTGAAAAGCCTGATCCATCATAGGCTGATGCATTAAATCAATAATTTCAGAACCAGATTTATGAGCAGTATGAGCTGAATGATC encodes:
- a CDS encoding DUF305 domain-containing protein, producing MKKIITTFIISLAALLFISCSEKNTDTADTNANTMDHSAHTAHKSGSEIIDLMHQPMMDQAFQKTANIDADFLFNMIPHHKGAILSSQKLLETTKNENLIELANNIITEQNKEVTEFDALIKELNAKNTDYSDIDTVAIGNEMQLIMDKMMADMAVIEITGNNDIDFLKGMIPHHQAAIDVSKKILEYTKDDKIKEIANRIIKAQEKEIEDMNNMINSMS